A region of Plantactinospora sp. BC1 DNA encodes the following proteins:
- a CDS encoding RICIN domain-containing protein has translation MKATGAARPASAQRHRWRSGLAVAAAAVVAAGTLVAVTVAPASAATVDTNAWYVLVNRNSGKALDLYASATNDGARISQWTRNNGANQQWQFVDSGGGYYRLKSRHSGKVLDVHNRSTADGGAIVQWSDLNATNQQFRLADSDSGHLRLISRHSGKVVEVQGASSANGGNVVQYSDWNGTNQQWQLARVDGGNPPTGGTGCGRAPTLSSGTHTIQSNGKSRSFILRIPANYNNTNPYRLIFAFHWRGGTMQEISSGGTSGAAWSYYGQQEQSNNSAILVAPQGLGNGWGNSGGEDVTFVDDMIQRIEGDLCVNPRQRFALGFSWGGGMSYALACARATVFRAVAVIAGAQISGCGGGTQPIAYFGLHGISDNVLNISQGRSLRDTFVRNNGCTAQSPPEPGAGSRTHVTTSYSGCRSGYPVQWAAFDNGHMPGPVDGSYAESGITTWTKGEIWRFFAQFS, from the coding sequence ATGAAGGCCACCGGTGCGGCTCGTCCCGCCTCTGCTCAGAGACATCGCTGGCGGTCAGGGCTGGCCGTCGCGGCGGCGGCGGTCGTCGCGGCCGGCACGCTGGTGGCGGTGACCGTCGCGCCCGCGTCGGCGGCGACGGTGGACACCAACGCCTGGTACGTCCTGGTGAACAGGAACAGCGGCAAGGCGCTGGACCTGTACGCCTCGGCCACCAACGACGGCGCCCGGATCAGCCAGTGGACCCGGAACAACGGCGCGAACCAGCAGTGGCAGTTCGTGGACTCGGGCGGCGGCTACTACCGACTGAAGTCCCGACACTCCGGCAAGGTGCTCGACGTGCACAACCGGTCGACCGCCGACGGCGGCGCTATCGTGCAGTGGTCCGACCTCAACGCGACGAACCAGCAGTTCCGGCTCGCCGACTCCGACTCCGGACACCTGCGGTTGATCAGCCGGCACAGCGGCAAGGTCGTCGAGGTGCAGGGTGCGTCCTCGGCGAACGGCGGGAACGTCGTGCAGTACTCCGACTGGAACGGCACGAACCAGCAGTGGCAACTCGCCCGGGTCGACGGCGGCAACCCGCCGACGGGTGGCACCGGCTGCGGCAGGGCCCCGACGCTGTCCAGCGGCACGCACACGATCCAGAGCAACGGCAAGAGCCGCTCCTTCATCCTGCGGATCCCGGCCAACTACAACAACACCAACCCGTACCGGTTGATCTTCGCCTTCCACTGGCGGGGTGGCACCATGCAGGAGATCTCCTCGGGCGGCACCAGCGGGGCGGCCTGGTCCTACTACGGCCAGCAGGAGCAGTCGAACAACAGCGCGATCCTGGTCGCGCCGCAGGGGCTCGGCAACGGCTGGGGCAATTCCGGCGGCGAGGACGTGACCTTCGTCGACGACATGATCCAGCGAATCGAGGGTGATCTCTGCGTCAACCCGAGGCAGCGCTTCGCCCTCGGTTTCAGTTGGGGCGGCGGGATGAGCTATGCGCTCGCCTGCGCGCGGGCGACCGTGTTCCGGGCCGTCGCGGTCATCGCCGGGGCCCAGATCAGCGGATGTGGCGGCGGTACGCAGCCGATCGCGTACTTCGGGTTGCACGGCATCTCGGACAACGTCCTCAACATCTCGCAGGGCCGGTCGCTGCGGGACACGTTCGTCCGCAACAACGGTTGCACCGCCCAGAGTCCGCCGGAGCCGGGGGCGGGCAGCCGGACGCACGTCACCACGAGCTACTCGGGCTGTCGGTCCGGCTACCCGGTGCAGTGGGCCGCGTTCGACAACGGTCACATGCCCGGGCCGGTGGACGGGAGCTACGCCGAGAGCGGGATCACCACCTGGACCAAGGGTGAGATCTGGCGGTTCTTCGCGCAGTTCTCCTGA
- a CDS encoding ABC transporter substrate-binding protein — MKQRAKWSAVLVVGLALAGCGSATGSDSSPGGSEGKLVVWDWKSGEPSAAPYIEKAKAEFAKKHPGVTVEFVAQPFDQYYTLLGAAIQSGKGPDVILFNGGGQIRDRVDALVPLDEYVAEDRQRLAGWEAFTAEGRIYAGPVTLQGHPIYYNKALYRKAGLDPASPATTWSEFVADCAAIAKAGAKCFALGNKEGVGIQFWLSGLASGILTAQEYDNWIAGKRDWSSANVKRVFQLWKEAGDAGLNNDGANSTAMFNDSFALFQSGKAAHVIGLMSDVGHWKDFTEFLTTDELGVMDAPVVTAGTTPSLPYDGGIGYGVARWTKDPKVAADLVRALTSTDALKAFYADAGAIAADTTIDVSQGGPAVATIVSELKGGKPALHVALSSRTLDLMGRLSQQLLSGSITVDEVVKQLAASDQAG, encoded by the coding sequence ATGAAACAACGAGCAAAGTGGTCGGCCGTCCTCGTTGTGGGACTGGCGCTGGCCGGCTGTGGAAGTGCCACCGGCTCGGACTCCTCGCCGGGCGGTTCGGAGGGCAAACTCGTGGTGTGGGACTGGAAGTCCGGTGAGCCCTCCGCCGCACCCTACATCGAGAAGGCGAAGGCGGAATTCGCGAAGAAGCATCCGGGCGTGACGGTCGAGTTCGTCGCCCAGCCCTTCGACCAGTACTACACGCTGCTCGGTGCGGCGATCCAGTCCGGCAAGGGTCCGGACGTCATCCTGTTCAACGGGGGCGGTCAGATTCGTGACCGGGTGGACGCGCTGGTGCCGCTGGACGAGTACGTCGCCGAGGACAGGCAGCGGCTGGCCGGCTGGGAGGCGTTCACCGCAGAAGGCAGGATCTACGCGGGTCCGGTCACGCTCCAGGGCCACCCCATCTACTACAACAAGGCGCTCTACCGGAAGGCCGGGTTGGATCCGGCGAGCCCGGCCACCACATGGAGCGAGTTCGTCGCCGACTGCGCCGCCATCGCCAAGGCCGGTGCCAAGTGCTTCGCCCTCGGCAACAAGGAGGGTGTCGGGATCCAGTTCTGGCTGTCGGGGCTGGCGTCGGGCATCCTCACCGCCCAGGAGTACGACAACTGGATCGCCGGCAAGCGCGACTGGAGCTCGGCGAACGTCAAGCGGGTCTTCCAACTCTGGAAGGAGGCCGGCGACGCGGGTCTGAACAACGACGGGGCCAACTCGACCGCGATGTTCAACGACTCCTTCGCGCTCTTCCAGTCCGGCAAGGCCGCCCATGTGATCGGGCTGATGTCGGACGTGGGGCACTGGAAGGACTTCACCGAGTTCCTGACGACCGACGAACTCGGTGTCATGGACGCTCCGGTCGTCACCGCCGGGACCACCCCGAGCCTGCCCTACGACGGCGGTATCGGTTACGGGGTCGCCCGGTGGACCAAGGACCCGAAGGTGGCCGCCGACCTGGTACGGGCGCTGACCTCGACCGACGCGCTGAAGGCCTTCTACGCCGACGCCGGCGCGATCGCCGCCGACACCACGATCGACGTGTCGCAGGGCGGTCCGGCGGTCGCCACGATCGTCTCCGAGCTCAAGGGCGGCAAGCCGGCCCTACACGTGGCGCTCTCCTCGAGGACGCTGGATCTGATGGGTCGGCTCTCCCAGCAGTTGCTCAGTGGCTCGATCACCGTCGACGAGGTGGTGAAGCAGCTGGCCGCTTCCGACCAGGCGGGTTGA
- a CDS encoding carbohydrate ABC transporter permease, giving the protein MPIGDVQPSVRPARAGRTDGAAGSAIRRPSARSRRTGVRAERFAPYVLVAPAVLIIVLLRLYPLLLGVNFSFTGDGERNGVAVGLDNYLELFRDPLFRTALGNVGLLVLLLPVAVAIPGLLATFIYLRVPGHRLYRGVYFFPAVLSPVIVGAIFNLLLAFDGPLNAVLGSVGVGPVDWLGDPDVAMFVVVGVHVWATFGMALVVFLAGFATLDAALLDAARVDGASLPQVIWHVIVPALSRTIQFVFVTTMIGMLTSMFGLLYVMTNGGPEGSTYLPEYYIWIQQGQLSRPALASAASTVLFVIMLVVGLLQITLLRRAGREDR; this is encoded by the coding sequence GTGCCGATCGGAGATGTGCAGCCGTCCGTCCGACCGGCCCGCGCCGGTCGGACCGACGGGGCCGCGGGGTCCGCCATCCGCCGTCCCAGCGCCCGATCCCGGCGCACCGGCGTACGGGCCGAGCGCTTCGCCCCGTACGTCCTGGTGGCCCCGGCAGTCCTGATCATCGTGCTGCTGCGGCTCTACCCGCTGCTGCTCGGGGTCAACTTCTCCTTCACCGGCGACGGTGAGCGGAACGGGGTGGCGGTCGGCCTCGACAACTACCTGGAGCTGTTCCGCGATCCGCTGTTCCGGACCGCGCTGGGCAACGTGGGGCTGCTGGTGCTGCTGCTTCCGGTGGCGGTGGCGATCCCCGGCCTGCTCGCGACGTTCATCTACCTCCGGGTGCCCGGTCACCGGCTCTACCGCGGCGTCTACTTCTTCCCCGCGGTGCTCTCGCCGGTCATCGTCGGCGCGATCTTCAACCTTCTGCTCGCCTTCGACGGCCCGCTCAACGCCGTTCTCGGGTCGGTCGGCGTCGGTCCGGTGGACTGGCTCGGGGACCCGGACGTCGCGATGTTCGTGGTGGTCGGCGTGCATGTCTGGGCGACCTTCGGAATGGCCCTGGTGGTGTTCCTCGCCGGGTTCGCCACCCTGGACGCCGCGCTGCTGGACGCGGCCCGGGTGGACGGGGCGTCGCTACCTCAGGTGATCTGGCACGTGATCGTCCCAGCGCTGTCGCGCACCATCCAGTTCGTCTTCGTGACCACGATGATCGGGATGCTGACCTCCATGTTCGGCCTGCTCTACGTCATGACGAACGGTGGTCCCGAGGGGTCGACGTACCTGCCGGAGTACTACATCTGGATCCAGCAGGGACAGCTGAGCCGCCCGGCCCTGGCGTCGGCCGCGTCGACGGTGCTCTTCGTGATCATGCTCGTCGTCGGGTTACTCCAGATCACGCTGCTCAGGCGGGCGGGGAGGGAAGACCGATGA
- a CDS encoding ABC transporter ATP-binding protein: MIDVVDLTVRYGVAVALHEVSLTVAAGEMVALIGPNGAGKSTLVDTLSGIRRPAGGTVTISGRLAHVPEGRQVFPDLTVDDNLRLGGWRIRNRDTGPIYRILPGLAPLRRRRAGQLSGGEQQMVAVGRALMARPDVLAVDELSLGLAPLVVADLVRHLRELNAEQGLAVLLIEQNARLALDLCSRGYVLEAGRVVVAGTAAELAADPRVADAYLGVAG, from the coding sequence GTGATCGACGTCGTCGACCTCACCGTCCGGTACGGCGTCGCGGTCGCGCTGCACGAGGTCAGTCTCACCGTGGCGGCCGGGGAGATGGTGGCGCTGATCGGTCCCAACGGGGCGGGAAAGTCGACACTGGTCGACACGCTCTCCGGAATTCGACGGCCGGCCGGCGGCACGGTGACGATCTCCGGCCGGCTGGCCCACGTACCGGAGGGGCGGCAGGTCTTTCCCGACCTGACCGTCGACGACAACCTGCGGCTCGGCGGCTGGCGGATCCGCAACCGCGACACCGGCCCGATCTACCGGATCCTGCCCGGCCTGGCCCCGTTGCGTCGCCGCCGCGCCGGTCAGCTCTCCGGCGGGGAACAGCAGATGGTGGCGGTCGGTCGGGCGCTGATGGCCCGGCCGGACGTGCTGGCGGTCGACGAACTCTCCCTCGGCCTCGCCCCGCTCGTCGTCGCCGACCTGGTGCGGCACCTGCGGGAGCTGAACGCCGAACAGGGTCTCGCCGTGCTCCTCATCGAACAGAACGCCCGACTCGCCCTCGACCTGTGCAGCCGGGGGTACGTGCTGGAGGCGGGGCGGGTCGTCGTCGCCGGGACCGCGGCGGAACTGGCCGCCGACCCACGGGTCGCCGACGCCTATCTGGGAGTGGCCGGGTGA
- a CDS encoding branched-chain amino acid ABC transporter permease, with product MTEFLQYLITGVGGGCAFALVGSGLVVVHRVTRVVNFAQGSFAVIAALTASTLLASGLPHGLAELSAVAVGAGAGLLVGLVAIGRPGTPPGASLIITLGLAVFAYAVEVLIWGDQPRSFAGVPGAVEFAGVRFQAHYLLIIGATAVVFAGTAALFARTDIGRALSACASNPYAAKVVGIDVVRMGLLAFGIGGALGGLAGVLVTPIQLVTFDYDVTLIVGGFAAAVFGGLMRPLHTLVGGVLLGVAQSFVAGYGNAAYQMEVALVLLLAVMLRQAVRTPVAEQEPA from the coding sequence GTGACGGAGTTCCTCCAGTACCTGATCACCGGCGTCGGCGGCGGCTGCGCGTTCGCGCTCGTCGGCAGCGGCCTCGTCGTCGTGCACCGGGTCACCCGGGTGGTCAACTTCGCCCAGGGCTCGTTCGCGGTGATCGCCGCGCTGACCGCGTCGACCCTGCTGGCCAGCGGGCTGCCGCACGGCCTGGCCGAGCTCTCCGCCGTGGCCGTCGGTGCCGGTGCCGGGCTGCTCGTCGGGCTGGTCGCGATCGGCAGGCCGGGTACCCCACCCGGCGCGTCACTGATCATCACGCTCGGGCTGGCCGTCTTCGCGTACGCGGTCGAGGTGTTGATCTGGGGTGACCAGCCCCGGTCGTTCGCCGGGGTGCCCGGGGCGGTCGAGTTCGCCGGCGTCCGCTTCCAGGCGCATTACCTGCTGATCATCGGCGCGACGGCCGTCGTCTTCGCCGGCACGGCCGCGTTGTTCGCCCGCACCGACATCGGCCGGGCGCTGTCGGCGTGCGCCTCCAACCCGTACGCCGCGAAGGTCGTCGGGATCGACGTCGTCCGAATGGGGCTGCTCGCCTTCGGCATCGGCGGTGCGCTCGGCGGGCTCGCCGGAGTGCTCGTCACGCCGATCCAGCTCGTCACCTTCGACTACGACGTCACGCTGATCGTCGGTGGCTTCGCCGCCGCCGTCTTCGGCGGGCTGATGCGACCGCTGCACACCCTCGTCGGTGGGGTGCTGCTGGGCGTGGCGCAGTCCTTCGTCGCCGGTTACGGCAACGCCGCGTACCAGATGGAGGTGGCGCTGGTGCTGCTGCTCGCCGTGATGCTGCGGCAGGCCGTGCGGACGCCGGTGGCCGAGCAGGAGCCGGCCTGA
- a CDS encoding FadR/GntR family transcriptional regulator → MNASAPPAWARRPANLARAVTAELVERIVRGTHPSGTSLPPEPVLCETFSVSRTVVREAVKILQEKGLVQVRQGAGTMVTPQSSWDMLDELVLAATIAEDDSLAILDDLVVTRRVLESDMANVAARLADQETIERLGALVKRMDELVDDTVAYHEHDRAFHDTIMQASGNRIARGVVRALESQVVNTARYMGRTERSLCVASNRGHRRIHERIAAHDPDGAAEAMFTHITEAWLVRRSGTASPSRLQR, encoded by the coding sequence TTGAATGCTTCAGCGCCCCCGGCCTGGGCACGCCGACCGGCCAACCTCGCCCGGGCCGTCACCGCTGAACTGGTGGAGCGGATCGTCCGGGGAACGCACCCGTCCGGGACGTCGCTTCCGCCCGAGCCGGTGCTCTGCGAGACCTTCTCCGTGAGCCGGACCGTCGTCCGGGAGGCGGTCAAGATCCTTCAGGAGAAGGGGTTGGTGCAGGTCCGCCAGGGCGCCGGCACCATGGTCACCCCGCAGTCGTCATGGGACATGCTCGACGAACTCGTACTCGCGGCCACCATCGCCGAGGACGACAGCCTCGCCATCCTCGACGACCTCGTCGTCACCCGCCGGGTGCTGGAGTCCGACATGGCGAACGTCGCCGCCCGGCTGGCCGACCAGGAGACGATCGAGCGGTTGGGCGCGCTGGTCAAGCGGATGGACGAACTCGTCGACGACACCGTCGCCTATCACGAGCACGACCGCGCCTTCCACGACACGATCATGCAGGCGTCCGGCAACCGCATCGCCCGCGGTGTCGTACGGGCGCTGGAGAGTCAGGTCGTCAACACGGCCCGGTACATGGGCCGGACCGAACGGTCGCTGTGCGTGGCGTCCAACCGGGGGCACCGGCGCATCCACGAACGCATCGCCGCCCACGATCCGGACGGCGCCGCGGAGGCGATGTTCACCCACATCACCGAGGCCTGGCTCGTCCGCCGCAGCGGAACGGCCAGCCCCAGTCGTCTCCAGCGGTGA
- a CDS encoding carbohydrate ABC transporter permease, translated as MTRIRLGRWLVVIPMALLALATIYPLLFTANVAMKTRRDYILDRFSLTDALRWENIGTAWSSVGMGRYFVNSLLVVTSSVVLLLLFGSMAGFALSRLRFRGSRALFLGCLAGLFVPFQVIMVPLARIMADNGLIDTYPGLILVYVAQFLPFTVFLMTSYYRAIPTEIIDAARIDGNSVYGVYRRIMLPLGSPALLSVGILDALFCWNDVLMSLVMMPSADHRTLMVGVTSLRGQYSDDIPTFASGVLIAALPVLVVYLFLQRQIADGVAAGSTKG; from the coding sequence ATGACTCGGATCCGTCTGGGCCGGTGGCTGGTCGTCATCCCGATGGCGCTGCTCGCGCTCGCGACGATCTACCCCCTGCTCTTCACCGCCAACGTCGCGATGAAGACCCGGCGTGACTACATCCTCGACCGGTTCTCCCTGACCGACGCCCTGCGCTGGGAGAACATCGGCACGGCGTGGAGCAGCGTCGGCATGGGCCGGTACTTCGTCAACTCCCTGCTCGTGGTGACGTCGTCGGTGGTCCTGCTGCTGCTCTTCGGCTCGATGGCCGGTTTCGCCCTGAGCCGGTTGCGGTTCCGGGGTTCGAGGGCGCTCTTCCTCGGCTGCCTCGCGGGACTCTTCGTGCCATTCCAGGTGATCATGGTGCCGCTCGCCCGGATCATGGCGGACAACGGTCTCATCGACACCTACCCCGGGCTGATCCTCGTCTACGTGGCCCAGTTCCTGCCCTTCACCGTCTTCCTGATGACGAGCTACTACCGAGCCATCCCGACCGAGATCATCGACGCGGCCCGCATCGACGGCAACAGCGTCTACGGGGTGTACCGCCGGATCATGCTGCCGTTGGGCAGTCCGGCGTTGCTGTCGGTCGGCATCCTCGACGCCCTGTTCTGCTGGAACGACGTCCTCATGTCGCTGGTGATGATGCCCTCGGCCGACCACCGCACCCTCATGGTCGGCGTGACCTCGTTGCGGGGCCAGTACTCCGACGACATCCCCACCTTCGCCTCCGGGGTCCTGATAGCCGCTCTTCCCGTCCTGGTGGTCTACCTGTTCCTCCAGCGCCAGATCGCCGACGGCGTCGCCGCCGGTTCCACGAAGGGCTGA
- a CDS encoding ABC transporter substrate-binding protein, with amino-acid sequence MRRTAVSAVALVVAVATAGCGGEPSTGDGAGPIRVGQIVSLTGNYAPLGTENEKSVALAVEQINAAGGVLGRTVELIVRDDKSQPDQSVLAFNDLRGRDVAAVIGSPFSNSALATIPLVDREKIPYISLTPADEQVDPVQPYVFVVPATSATYADRILQYLKSQDITRIAVAYDGRSSYAKAGFDGTREKAPGHGVTLTATPEFQTTTTEFSAVFNQVRSSGAQALVVWATGAPGVALAKQYATAGLDVPVVFTGAQASRLWLDPVGPAAEGALVASSIGVVGDTLPDGAQKQAIDELAGAFRAKHGYPPPQFAQDGYSGVRLLVAAIEKAGGTDRAKIRDALEGLTVTTPNGTYTYSATDHAGLRADYISVNTVRGGAFVPTDWAREQLAVVAGR; translated from the coding sequence GTGCGACGTACCGCCGTATCCGCCGTCGCGCTCGTCGTGGCGGTCGCCACGGCCGGCTGCGGCGGCGAACCGTCCACCGGAGACGGTGCCGGCCCGATCAGGGTCGGCCAGATCGTCTCCCTGACCGGCAACTACGCACCACTCGGCACCGAGAACGAAAAGTCCGTGGCGCTCGCGGTCGAGCAGATCAACGCGGCCGGCGGGGTGCTCGGCCGCACGGTGGAGCTGATCGTCCGCGACGACAAGAGCCAGCCCGACCAGTCGGTGCTGGCCTTCAACGACCTGCGCGGCCGCGACGTCGCCGCCGTGATCGGCTCGCCCTTCTCCAACTCCGCCCTGGCCACCATCCCGCTGGTCGACCGGGAGAAGATCCCGTACATCTCGCTCACCCCGGCCGACGAGCAGGTCGACCCGGTGCAGCCGTACGTCTTCGTCGTGCCGGCCACCTCGGCGACCTATGCGGACCGGATCCTGCAATACCTCAAGTCGCAGGACATCACCAGGATCGCCGTCGCGTACGACGGTCGCAGCTCCTACGCCAAGGCCGGCTTCGACGGTACCCGGGAGAAGGCGCCCGGCCACGGCGTCACCCTCACCGCCACCCCGGAGTTCCAGACCACCACCACCGAGTTCTCGGCCGTCTTCAACCAGGTCCGCTCCTCGGGGGCGCAGGCACTCGTCGTCTGGGCCACCGGCGCCCCCGGGGTGGCCCTGGCCAAGCAGTACGCCACGGCCGGGCTCGACGTGCCGGTGGTCTTCACCGGGGCGCAGGCCAGCAGGCTCTGGCTGGACCCGGTCGGCCCGGCCGCCGAGGGCGCGCTGGTGGCCAGCTCGATCGGCGTGGTCGGCGACACCCTCCCGGACGGCGCGCAGAAGCAGGCGATCGACGAGCTGGCCGGTGCGTTCCGGGCCAAGCACGGGTACCCGCCACCGCAGTTCGCCCAGGACGGCTACAGCGGGGTACGGCTGCTCGTCGCCGCGATCGAGAAGGCCGGCGGTACCGACCGGGCGAAGATCCGGGACGCCCTGGAGGGGTTGACGGTGACCACCCCGAACGGCACCTACACCTACAGCGCCACCGACCACGCCGGCCTCAGGGCCGACTACATCTCCGTCAACACCGTGCGGGGCGGCGCGTTCGTCCCCACCGACTGGGCCCGGGAGCAACTCGCCGTGGTGGCGGGCAGGTGA
- a CDS encoding ABC transporter ATP-binding protein yields the protein MTEPLLRVAGVSHAFGGVYAVREVDIDVAHGELRAVIGPNGAGKSTLFNLVGGQLAVRTGAIVLAGSRVDRLPAHRRARLGIGVVFQGARIFRGMTALENAMVGAHAVTGGGFAGAVFRLPGHRREEREIRQSAREALARVGLAGWADRPAESLPLGQQRALQVARALCGRPRLLLLDEPAAGLRAAERDALARLFEELKASGLTMVVIEHDVAFVSRLADRVTVLDLGRVIAEGTPAEVRADPAVVAAYLGTGVPG from the coding sequence GTGACCGAGCCGCTGCTGCGGGTCGCCGGTGTCTCGCACGCCTTCGGTGGCGTGTACGCGGTGCGGGAGGTCGACATCGACGTCGCGCACGGGGAACTGCGTGCCGTCATCGGGCCGAACGGCGCCGGCAAGTCCACCCTGTTCAACCTGGTCGGCGGCCAGTTGGCGGTGCGTACCGGTGCGATCGTGCTCGCCGGTAGCCGGGTGGACCGGCTGCCGGCCCACCGTCGGGCCCGGCTCGGCATCGGGGTCGTCTTCCAGGGCGCCCGGATCTTCCGCGGCATGACGGCGCTGGAGAACGCGATGGTCGGCGCGCACGCCGTCACCGGCGGGGGCTTCGCCGGTGCGGTGTTCCGGCTGCCGGGGCACCGCCGGGAGGAGCGGGAGATCCGGCAGAGCGCCCGGGAGGCGTTGGCCCGGGTCGGCCTCGCCGGCTGGGCCGACCGGCCGGCGGAGTCGCTGCCGCTGGGGCAGCAGCGCGCGCTCCAGGTGGCCCGCGCGCTCTGCGGCCGACCCCGGCTGCTCCTGCTCGACGAGCCCGCGGCCGGGCTGCGCGCGGCCGAGCGGGACGCACTGGCCCGACTCTTCGAGGAGCTGAAGGCGAGCGGCCTGACGATGGTGGTCATCGAGCACGATGTCGCCTTCGTGAGCCGGCTGGCCGACCGGGTCACCGTACTCGACCTCGGCCGGGTGATCGCCGAGGGCACCCCCGCCGAGGTCCGGGCCGATCCGGCGGTCGTCGCCGCGTACCTCGGGACAGGGGTACCCGGGTGA
- a CDS encoding branched-chain amino acid ABC transporter permease has translation MARRGPAVAVAAATLALPPLLSGSHLTVYVLLGLAVMVTVGLSLLMGYAGQISLGQASFYAIGAYTAGLLSVHSLPPVLGLLAAPLVSAGFAVVVGVPLLRLRGHHLAFATLAMQLILLSLVARADWAGGAIGLQGIPRLSVGGYEFADDLSYAYLVWAALALTLLVARNIVASRPGRGLHALASSETAAAACGVPVGRYRLTVFALSAAFAGLAGGIYAFYLGYLAPGSFPVLLSIEYVVMAVVGGLGTLWGALVGATVIILLVQLLNTLGTQPGMPGYAPSVLSYAVYAILLVLVVMFLPHGIVPAVRDRSTRRTSS, from the coding sequence ATGGCCCGGCGGGGGCCGGCGGTGGCGGTGGCGGCGGCGACGCTCGCCCTGCCGCCGCTGCTCTCCGGCAGCCACCTCACCGTCTACGTCCTGCTCGGCCTCGCCGTGATGGTCACCGTCGGGCTGTCGCTGCTGATGGGGTACGCCGGTCAGATCTCCCTCGGGCAGGCGTCCTTCTACGCGATCGGTGCCTACACGGCGGGCCTGCTCAGCGTGCACAGCCTGCCACCGGTGCTCGGCCTGCTCGCCGCGCCGCTGGTCTCCGCCGGGTTCGCGGTCGTCGTGGGGGTGCCGCTGTTGCGGCTGCGGGGTCACCATCTCGCCTTCGCCACCCTCGCCATGCAACTGATCCTGCTCTCCCTGGTCGCCCGGGCGGACTGGGCGGGCGGTGCCATCGGCCTACAGGGCATCCCGCGACTCTCGGTCGGCGGCTACGAGTTCGCCGACGACCTCTCCTACGCCTACCTGGTCTGGGCCGCCCTCGCGCTCACCCTGCTGGTGGCCCGCAACATCGTCGCCTCCCGCCCCGGCCGTGGCCTGCACGCGCTGGCCAGCAGCGAGACCGCCGCGGCGGCCTGCGGGGTGCCGGTGGGGCGCTACCGGCTCACCGTCTTCGCGCTTTCCGCCGCGTTCGCCGGCCTGGCCGGCGGCATCTACGCCTTCTATCTCGGCTATCTGGCGCCGGGCTCGTTCCCGGTGCTGCTCTCCATCGAGTACGTGGTGATGGCCGTCGTCGGCGGGCTCGGCACCCTGTGGGGCGCTCTCGTCGGCGCTACCGTGATCATCCTGCTCGTCCAGCTGCTCAACACGCTCGGCACCCAGCCCGGGATGCCCGGCTACGCGCCGAGCGTGCTCTCCTACGCCGTCTACGCGATCCTGCTCGTGCTGGTCGTGATGTTCCTGCCGCACGGCATCGTGCCGGCGGTACGCGACCGGTCGACCCGGAGGACGTCGAGTTGA
- a CDS encoding PaaX family transcriptional regulator C-terminal domain-containing protein: protein MSMQSASPAADLPRVQAGGSPQHLLLTLLGDYWYGQRAPLPSAALVALLGEFGITEVSARAALSRLARRGLLEQSKSGRRTSYALSERAAGVLAEGRGHILSFGTGRTPWTGRWTVAAFSVPEDDRSRRHALRTRLGWHGFAPLYDGLWVSPHERVTEVTTILAELDIDRATVFTAELADGGPTGGHPIHAWDLSALRAEYERILAAYEPVRRRWRTGRIGTAEALVARTALMDDWRTMPSLDPELPTELLPARWPRAAARALFVELYDGLTGLAEQRVVQVVAGHDPNLAALVRTHTSQAGDM, encoded by the coding sequence ATGTCGATGCAGTCCGCGTCGCCCGCGGCCGACCTGCCCCGGGTGCAGGCCGGCGGCAGCCCGCAACACCTGCTGCTGACGTTGCTCGGCGACTACTGGTACGGCCAGCGCGCCCCGCTCCCCTCGGCGGCCCTGGTCGCACTGCTCGGCGAGTTCGGCATCACCGAGGTGAGCGCCCGGGCCGCGCTGAGCCGGCTGGCCCGGCGCGGACTGCTGGAGCAGTCGAAGTCCGGCCGGCGCACCTCGTACGCCCTCAGCGAGCGGGCCGCCGGGGTGCTCGCCGAGGGGCGGGGCCACATCCTGTCGTTCGGCACCGGGCGGACACCGTGGACCGGCCGGTGGACCGTGGCCGCCTTCTCGGTACCCGAGGACGACAGGTCCCGGCGGCACGCCCTGCGTACCCGACTGGGCTGGCACGGCTTCGCGCCGCTCTACGACGGGCTCTGGGTCTCGCCGCACGAACGGGTCACCGAGGTGACGACGATCCTGGCCGAACTCGACATCGACCGGGCCACCGTCTTCACGGCGGAACTGGCCGACGGCGGGCCGACCGGCGGCCATCCGATCCACGCCTGGGACCTCTCCGCGCTGCGCGCCGAGTACGAGCGGATCCTCGCCGCGTACGAGCCGGTCCGGCGACGGTGGCGCACCGGCCGGATCGGCACCGCCGAGGCCCTCGTCGCGCGGACCGCGCTGATGGACGACTGGCGCACCATGCCGAGCCTCGACCCGGAGTTGCCGACCGAACTGCTGCCGGCGCGCTGGCCCCGGGCGGCGGCCCGGGCGCTCTTCGTCGAGCTGTACGACGGCCTGACCGGCCTGGCCGAACAACGCGTGGTCCAGGTGGTCGCCGGGCACGATCCCAACCTCGCCGCGCTGGTGCGTACCCACACCAGCCAGGCGGGCGATATGTGA